Part of the Parcubacteria group bacterium CG10_big_fil_rev_8_21_14_0_10_36_14 genome is shown below.
CTGCCTTTAACCCTATCCTTAACTGTCTTTCTATTACCTTCCATGCGTGACCACTTCTTCTCTCTCTCAAATTTTCTCCCACACACACAACCGGAATAAGTTTTGCCTTCAAAGCTAACTTAATTTTTTTATTCACAGTCTCATAATTTTCTTTTGCATACTTTCTTCGTTCCGAATGTCCTAGAATTACATATTCGCATCCAATCTGCTTTATGTCAAGTCCGGCAACCTCTCCGGTATAAGCGCCATATTCTTCCCAAAAAATGTTCTGAGCGCAAAGTTTTAGCCCATTTCCACGAATTGTTTTCTCTACGCCTGATAATGCCGTAAAGCTTGGCGCGAGGATTACCTTGTGCGGACTTTTTAAATGATTATATTTTCCGGCCAAAAGGATTGCGTCTCGTGTCGAAAGATACATTTTCCAGTTGGCAATAATAATTTTCCTCCTCATAAAATTATTTTAATAATTTTTTAATGCTAGCATCGTCTTTTAATGGACCGATAATTGCGATACTGGCTTTTTCTTTTTTAAATAATTTGTTAGCAACTTTTTTTATGTCAGCAAGTTTTACTCGTTCCATTTGTTTTATTTTTTCTTCCAAAGTTTTGGTCTTGTCTGTTAGTAATTCCTGCTTGCCAAGCCACGA
Proteins encoded:
- the tpiA gene encoding triose-phosphate isomerase (Reversibly isomerizes the ketone sugar dihydroxyacetone phosphate to the aldehyde sugar glyceraldehyde-3-phosphate) — protein: MRRKIIIANWKMYLSTRDAILLAGKYNHLKSPHKVILAPSFTALSGVEKTIRGNGLKLCAQNIFWEEYGAYTGEVAGLDIKQIGCEYVILGHSERRKYAKENYETVNKKIKLALKAKLIPVVCVGENLRERRSGHAWKVIERQLRIGLKAVDKKKVIIAYEPIWAIGTGNAEDPIDAERMHTH